From Enoplosus armatus isolate fEnoArm2 chromosome 23, fEnoArm2.hap1, whole genome shotgun sequence, a single genomic window includes:
- the LOC139305723 gene encoding C-type isolectin Sp-CL4-like, translating to MRPVVITALLLLVFLVNVQSDITKGYLNVSSRNHGRYQGNLRRTCNKGYQTKPCNRKGWYRLDKNHCIRVFLTKKTFWEAEKTCQAHNGHQPSVHNAAEHDAVLCNAYKTWRGSNSHGRPMFWIGAHKHKGQFKWTDGTAFHFSRWNRHQPDNWFGQEGCVEINYIVWGAWNDEACWAKRPFMCVTRM from the exons ATGCGTCCTGTGGTGATAACTGCCcttctgctgctggtgtttctggTGAACGTCCAGTCTGATATCACTAAAGGTTACTTGAATGTCAGTTCTAGAA ATCATGGACGATATCAGGGTAACCTGCGAAGAACCTGTAACAAAGGCTATCAAACCAAACCATGTAATCGTAAAGGATGGTACCGCCTGGACAAGAACCACTGTATCAGAGTTTTCCTGACCAAAAAAACCTTTTGGGAGGCAGAG AAAACCTGCCAAGCACACAACGGTCATCAGCCATCAGTGCACAACGCGGCGGAGCACGATGCAGTGCTTTGTAACGCGTACAAGACCTGGAGGGGGTCCAACAGCCATGGAAGGCCTATGTTTTGGATCGGAGCCCACAAACACAAG GGCCAGTTTAAATGGACTGATGGGACTGCGTTCCACTTCAGCCGCTGGAACAGGCATCAGCCGGACAACTGGTTCGGACAAGAAGGCTGCGTGGAAATAAACTACATAG TGTGGGGAGCCTGGAACGACGAGGCATGCTGGGCAAAGAGGCCCTTCATGTGTGTCACGAGGATGTGA
- the fgb gene encoding fibrinogen beta chain produces MRTLLLLCVCVCVCVTWAQDNLEYDDYDLDAKNSPAKNATTVDARGHRPLTRGRETYNPNRYAPPPISGGARYRGRPTPAPVGRPQVKEKEEQPEAGGCTHASEEMGVLCPNGCELKTALLKQERNVKTSINELKPQVDDLSRSSNNVYNYVNSISNSLRERQRVVNDNSRVVSQYTDRVEEQHSYIKETVDTVFPSNIRVLQGVLDKIRLKIQKLEKAILAQREVCKEPCKTSCPIPVVSGKECEDIFRRGGKDSQMYLIQPDAFYPPYKVFCDQTTQNGGWLLIQNRLDGSVDFGRRWDEYRRGFGNVAFDVGKGHCETPGEYWLGNDRISQVTKMGPTEVLIEMQDWTGAKVHAQYSQFTIQSETSNYVLAVNGYSGNAGNCFLDGSLELFGENRTMTIHNGMMFSTYDRDNDNWNPGDSSKQCSREDGGGWWYNRCHSANPNGRYYMGGAYTKQMAKHGTDDGVVWMNWKGSWYSLKAISMKIRPFYASS; encoded by the exons ATGaggacgctgctgctgctgtgtgtgtgtgtgtgtgtgtgtgtgacctgggCTCAGGATAATCTGGAGTATGACGACTATGACCTG GACGCCAAGAACTCCCCAGCAAAGAATGCGACC ACTGTAGATGCTCGAGGTCACCGTCCACTAACAAGGGGGAGGGAGACCTACAACCCTAACCGCTATGCCCCGCCCCCCATCAGCGGCGGTGCCAG GTATCGCGGCCGTCCCACCCCAGCTCCGGTCGGGAGACCACaggtgaaggagaaggaggagcagCCTGAAGCCGGAGGATGCACACACGCCTCAGAGGAGATG GGTGTTTTGTGTCCCAATGGCTGCGAGCTGAAGACTGCACTGCTGAAGCAAGAGAGGAACGTCAAGACG AGCATCAATGAACTGAAGCCTCAGGTGGATGATTTGTCCCGATCCTCCAACAACGTCTACAACTACGTCAACAGCATTTCCAACTCTctgagggagaggcagagggtcGTCAACG acAACAGCAGGGTGGTCAGTCAGTACACTGATCGAGTGGAGGAACAACATTCCTACATCAAGGAGACGGTGGACACTGTCTTCCCTTCCAACATCAGAGTGCTGCAG GGGGTCCTGGACAAGATCAGGTTGAAGATCCAGAAGCTGGAGAAGGCCATCCTGGCCCAGAGGGAGGTGTGCAAGGAACCGTGCAAGACCAGCTGTCCCATACCAGTGGTTTCTG GTAAGGAGTGTGAGGACATCTTCCGTCGTGGAGGAAAAGACTCCCAGATGTACCTGATCCAGCCCGACGCCTTCTACCCTCCGTACAAGGTCTTCTGTGATCAGACCACCCAAAATGGAG GATGGCTTCTCATCCAGAACAGGCTTGATGGCAGTGTGGACTTTGGCCGACGCTGGGACGAATACCGACGTGGTTTCGGCAACGTCGCATTCGATGTTGGCAAGGGTCACTGTGAGACTCCCG GTGAATATTGGCTGGGTAATGACCGCATTAGTCAGGTGACCAAGATGGGCCCCACTGAGGTCCTCATTGAGATGCAGGACTGGACCGGAGCCAAG GTCCATGCCCAGTACAGCCAGTTCACCATCCAGTCGGAGACGTCCAACTATGTGTTGGCTGTCAACGGGTACTCCGGTAATGCTGGCAACTGTTTCCTGGATGGATCCTTGGAACTCTTTGGTGAAAATCGCACCATGACCATTCACAACGGCATGATGTTCAGCACCTACGACAGAGACAACGACAACTG GAACCCTGGCGATTCAAGCAAACAGTGCTCCAGAGAGGACGGAGGCGGCTGGTGGTACAACCGCTGCCACTCAGCCAATCCCAACGGGCGATACTACATGGGCGGAGCctacacaaaacaaatggcCAAGCACGGCACAGACGACGGCGTGGTGTGGATGAACTGGAAGGGGAGCTGGTATTCACTCAAGGCCATCAGCATGAAGATCAGGCCTTTCTACGCCTCCTCATAA